Proteins co-encoded in one Nicotiana sylvestris chromosome 7, ASM39365v2, whole genome shotgun sequence genomic window:
- the LOC104223968 gene encoding uncharacterized protein produces the protein MGVDYYKVLGVDKNATDDDLKKAYRKLAMKWHPDKNPNNKKAAEAKFKQISEAYDVLSDSQKRAVYDQYGEDGLKGGVPPPGAGGPGGGSPFFSTGEGPQSFRFNTRSADDIFAEFFGFSSPFGGAGGRGPRFGGMFGDDMFASFGEGGGGGGASMYQSAPRKEAPIQQNLPCNLEDLYKGTTKKMKISREVADASGKRMQVEEILTINIKPGWKKGTKITFQEKGNEQPGVIPADLVFIIDEKPHRVFSRDGNDLIVTQKISLVEALTGTTVQLTTLDGRNLTIPVNSVIQPNYEHVVPGEGMPLPKDPTKKGNLRIKFDIKFPVRLTTTQKAGIKELLGS, from the exons ATGGGGGTTGATTATTACAAAGTATTGGGTGTAGATAAGAACGCTACAGATGATGATTTGAAGAAAGCTTATAGAAAACTTGCTATGAAATGGCATCCTGATAAGAACCCTAATAACAAAAAAGCCGCTGAAGCTAAGTTCAAACAGATCTCTGAAGCCTATGAT GTGCTTAGCGACTCCCAGAAAAGAGCTGTGTATGACCAGTATGGTGAAGACGGGCTGAAGGGTGGGGTGCCACCGCCAGGAGCAGGTGGGCCGGGTGGTGGTTCCCCCTTCTTCTCTACTGGGGAAGGCCCCCAGTCATTCAGATTTAATACTAGAAGTGCGGATGACATATTTGCTGAATTTTTCGGCTTTTCAAGTCCATTTGGAGGTGCTGGAGGAAGGGGACCAAGGTTTGGTGGTATGTTTGGCGATGATATGTTTGCATCCTTTGGTGAAGGAGGAGGCGGTGGTGGTGCTTCAATGTATCAATCAGCTCCAAGGAAAGAGGCTCCGATACAGCAGAACTTGCCTTGTAATCTTGAGGATCTTTACAAGGGTACCACCAAGAAGATGAAAATTTCTAGAGAAGTTGCTGATGCGAGTGG CAAGAGAATGCAGGTGGAGGAGATTCTAACAATCAATATTAAACCTGGCTGGAAAAAAGGTACAAAGATTACCTTCCAAGAGAAAGGGAACGAGCAGCCTGGCGTTATACCAGCTGATCTTGTCTTCATAATAGATGAGAAACCTCATAGAGTTTTCTCACGCGACGGAAACGACTTAATTGTTACACAAAAGATATCTTTGGTTGAAGCCTTGACTGGTACTACAGTCCAACTCACTACTCTAGATGGAAGGAATTTAACCATTCCCGTCAACAGTGTTATTCAACCAAATTATGAGCATGTTGTCCCAGGCGAAGGTATGCCGCTTCCAAAAGATCCGACAAAGAAAGGAAATCTGAGAATCAAATTTGACATCAAGTTCCCTGTTCGTCTGACTACGACCCAGAAAGCTGGGATCAAGGAGCTATTGGGTTCTTGA